Proteins co-encoded in one Seriola aureovittata isolate HTS-2021-v1 ecotype China chromosome 1, ASM2101889v1, whole genome shotgun sequence genomic window:
- the nfat5b gene encoding nuclear factor of activated T-cells 5 isoform X3 produces the protein MSSSMTMEGPRSAFSTSSSSTMHSSTSASDQNPVHSNNVDPEDTRNSRAVPEVVGAESGNGNGSSGGNCRGSSELGGGRGATSQEAQPHHQMTPSKRRTVLNISPPPQDLFDDSLMSCQEETSLDSEQSNSIWMDDSLSNFSIMSTVSYNDNTEVPRKSRKRTPRQRPGPKSVRAEEASMDVFDADSAKGPHFVLSQLGPDSKTGPKGSSDDPQTANQKGGTLSMQYPQKSEGKELKILVQPETQHRARYLTEGSRGSVKDRTQQGFPTVKLEGVNEPVVLQVFVGNDTGRVKPHGFYQACRVTGRNTTACKEVDIDGTTVIEVSIDPSTNMTLAVDCVGILKLRNTDVEARIGVAGSKKKSTRARLVFRVNIPRSDGSVLTLQTPSSPILCTQPAGVPEILKKSLHSSSVRGGEEVFIIGKNFLKDTKVIFHENVSDEKSWKAEAEIDMELFHQNHLIVKVPPYQNQAITSAVCVGIYVVTNAGRSHDVQPFTYTQDPAKQDVPVKKEMPSPVKTCTFDEQIKVLDGALIPSMLPLVKREDVTPMEVTSNLQSSGVFKTGDLCPAQQNPDMTAGHLNKNRPFSNNLSQPASDPDKSQAPVFTNTEPLSTIQKQDIAATSSFSVPADSLLQQGSQQFLLEPREGLRQERPGSGSGAVGRLCGEPAPQQQQLPLFPPDEVAQLEEAVRQLKAKGFCSLPLQSDNSMAKQQQQHIQHQQQIQKQQIQQQQQQQMQQQQLQQQQQQQQQQQQQQQQQQQQVLENLQQQLFQSQIQMQCGMFQDASQGKNAEQQGSSQGVVPNQGSLFQQAQQQQQQQQQQQQAALFQQANDLLSIQTNFLQQTPSHPSPPMFHNPSSLAETQDPQGALFQKASQEQVQAALFQNTMTVLQSPEQQPSTPGLFLPQTSLPTQLTTSSSQQQQQQQQQQQQQQQQQQQQQQQQQQQQLAFLSALQPPAPEPQSVFQAQTQLSPIQQRSPMEQQQPSQPQPHTQPTQQASLFQNISPHPSANTLSPGQQQQQQAGLLFCNNTLSTPDQASSLLFSSQGQMPPLTSSSLVPQEPQNPSLLFSQASMVTVTQQDRSEPMALGNPNDPRQQVMFQGQQPMQLGSSSNNRQEQPVGLFMPQSNMASLQGGLAQELTQSAIFASQNGVANLQTTTSSPVQQPGTLFQTAVSGSISQPSQPQQPGLFLFGIQNGCGQLMNTPGNTLSDQIIAISQSGQNQRESGAHIQSLLSQSLSQSGTVQNSMSASQNMEKIDDLLVSLQESGSNLTRSY, from the exons ATGTCCTCCTCTATGACCATGGAAGGCCCCCGCAGTGCTTTTTCCACCTCTTCCAGCTCCACCATGCATTCCAGTACTTCAGCCAGTGACCAGAACCCAGTTCACAGCAACAATGTTGACCCAGAGGACACCAGGAATAGCAGAGCGGTACCAGAGGTTGTCGGAGCAGAAAGTGGGAATGGTAACGGCAGCAGTGGCGGTAACTGCAGGGGCAGCAGTGAGCTaggtggaggaagaggtgcGACATCCCAGGAGGCCCAGCCACATCACCAAATGACCCCGTCTAAGCGCCGCACCGTGCTGAACATCTCTCCACCACCACAAGACTTGTTTGATGATAGCCTTATGTCCTGCCAGGAAGAAACATCTCTGGACTCAGAGCAGAGTAACAGCATCTGGATGGACGACTCTCTTTCCAACTTTAGTATCATGAGCACTGTTTCTTACAATGACAACACAGAGGTACCACGAAAGTCCCGCAAACGTACCCCTCGCCAGAGGCCTGGCCCCAAGTCTGTGCGTGCAGAGGAAGCCAGCATGGACGTGTTTGATGCAGACAGTGCCAAAGGCCCACACTTTGTCCTGTCACAACTAGGCCCTGACAGCAAGACGGGACCAAAAGGAAG CTCTGATGATCCTCAGACAGCCAACCAGAAAGGAGGAACTCTTTCAATGCAATACCCACAGAAGAGTGAGGGGAAGGAGCTGAAGATCCTTGTCCAGCCTGAGACTCAGCACCGAGCCCGCTATCTGACTGAAGGCAGCAGAGGGTCAGTGAAGGACCGCACTCAGCAGGGCTTCCCTACTGTAAAG CTGGAGGGGGTGAACGAGCCAgtggttttgcaggtatttgtgGGCAACGATACTGGGCGTGTGAAGCCTCATGGATTTTACCAAGCCTGCAGGGTGACAGGCCGCAACACCACAGCCTGCAAGGAGGTGGACATTGATGGTACAACTGTCATTGAGGTGTCCATTGATCCAAGCACCAACATGACACTAGC gGTGGACTGTGTTGGGATCTTGAAGCTCCGTAATACTGATGTCGAAGCTCGTATTGGTGTCGCTGGATCCAAAAAGAAGAGCACACGCGCTCGGCTGGTGTTTCGGGTCAACATTCCTCGTTCAGATGGATCAGTGCTGACACTACAAACTCCCTCATCTCCAATCCTGTGCA CCCAGCCTGCAGGGGTGCCTGAAATCCTGAAGAAATCACTACACAGTAGCTCagtgaggggaggagaagaagtcTTCATCATTGGCAAAAACTTTCTTAAAGACACCAAAGTCATATTTCATGAGAATGTTTCTG ATGAGAAATCGTGGAAAGCAGAGGCTGAAATTGACATGGAGCTGTTTCACCAg AATCACTTGATAGTGAAGGTGCCTCCGTACCAGAATCAGGCCATCacctctgcagtgtgtgtgggaatCTATGTGGTGACGAATGCTGGGAGATCCCATGATGTCCAGCCTTTTACCTACACTCAAGATCCAG caaAACAAGATGTCCCAGTGAAGAAAGAGATGCCTTCTCCAGTGAAGACTTGTACTTTTGATGAACAAATTAAAg TTCTAGATGGTGCCTTGATTCCCTCTATGCTGCCTTTAGTGAAGAGAGAGGATGTCACTCCGATGGAGGTGACCAGCAACCTCCAGTCCTCTGGAGTATTTAAG ACAGGTGACCTGTGTCCAGCCCAGCAGAACCCAGACATGACTGCAGGACatctaaataaaaacagaccaTTCTCCAACAACCTGTCTCAGCCTGCAAGTGACCCTGACAAAAGCCAGGCTCCTGTTTTTACCAACACTGAACCCTTAAGCACCATCCAGAAACAGGACATTGCTGCCACCAGTTCATTCTCTGTCCCTGCAGACTCCCTTCTCCAGCAAGGCTCACAGCAGTTCCTCCTGGAGCCCAGAGAAGGCCTCAGGCAGGAGAGGCCAGGCAGTGGCTCTGGAGCTGTTGGGAGGCTGTGTGGTGAACCCGcaccccagcagcagcagctgccgcTGTTCCCTCCAGATGAAGTggctcagctggaggaggcAGTGAGACAGCTAAAAGCCAAGGGGTTCTGTAGCTTACCACTGCAATCTGACAACTCAATggccaaacagcagcagcaacacatcCAGCACCAACAACAGATccaaaaacagcaaattcagcagcaacaacagcaacagatgcagcaacaacagcttcaacagcaacagcagcagcagcagcagcagcagcagcagcagcagcagcagcaacaacaggtgTTGGAgaatttacagcagcagcttttccaGTCACAGATTCAGATGCAGTGCGGCATGTTTCAGGATGCATCCCAGGGCAAGAATGCAGAACAGCAAGGCTCATCACAAGGAGTGGTGCCAAACCAGGGATCTCTCTTCCAGCAGgcccaacagcagcagcaacaacagcaacagcagcaacaagcagCTCTCTTTCAGCAGGCAAATGACCTACTTTCTATTCAGACCAACTTCCTTCAGCAGACACCCTCTCACCCTTCACCACCCATGTTCCACAATCCAAGCTCTTTGGCTGAGACACAAGATCCACAGGGAGCTCTTTTTCAGAAAGCGTCTCAGGAGCAGGTCCAGGCCGCTCTCTTCCAAAACACCATGACAGTACTACAGTCTCCAGAGCAACAACCCTCAACCCCTGGACTTTTCCTCCCCCAGACCTCCCTGCCCACTCAGCTTACAACCAGCAGCtctcagcaacagcagcagcaacaacaacaacaacaacaacaacagcaacaacaacaacaacaacaacaacagcagcagcagcagcaactggcCTTCCTCAGTGCTCTGCAACCCCCTGCCCCTGAACCACAATCTGTATTTCAGGCTCAGACTCAGCTCTCCCCGATCCAGCAGAGAAGTCCAATGGAGCAGCAACAGCCCTCCCAGCCTCAGCCCCACACACAGCCAACCCAACAGGCTTCCCTGTTTCAAAACATCTCCCCACATCCATctgcaaacacactctctccaggccagcagcagcaacagcaggctGGCCTGCTGTTTTGCAACAACACCCTTTCCACACCAGACCAGGCCTCCAGCCTTCTGTTCAGCAGCCAGGGCCAGATGCCTCCTTTGACCAGCAGCAGTCTAGTTCCTCAAGAGCCCCAAAacccctctctgctcttttcccAAGCCAGTATGGTGACAGTAACCCAGCAGGATCGCTCTGAGCCCATGGCATTAGGGAACCCCAACGACCCAAGACAGCAAGTCATGTTTCAGGGGCAACAGCCTATGCAGCTGGGCAGCAGCTCAAACAACCGGCAGGAGCAGCCTGTAGGCCTCTTCATGCCTCAGTCCAATATGGCTTCTCTGCAGGGGGGACTAGCTCAAGAGCTAACGCAGTCAGCCATATTTGCCTCACAGAACGGTGTGGCAAACCTACAGACGACCACCTCATCCCCCGTTCAACAGCCAGGAACTCTCTTTCAAACTGCTGTGAGTGGGAGCATCAGTCAACCCAGCCAGCCCCAACAACCTGGCCTGTTCCTTTTTGGGATTCAGAATG GATGTGGCCAGTTGATGAACACACCTGGAAACACGCTGTCGGATCAGATAATAGCCATCAGCCAGTCTGGTCAGAACCAAAGAGAGAGTGGCGCACACATCCAGTCCCTGCTCAGCCAGTCCCTGTCTCAGTCTGGGACTGTGCAGAACAGCATGTCTGCCTCGCAGAACATGGAGAAGATCGATGACCTGCTGGTCAGTCTGCAGGAGTCCGGCAGCAACTTAACTCGTTCATACTAA